Proteins encoded within one genomic window of Lagenorhynchus albirostris chromosome 9, mLagAlb1.1, whole genome shotgun sequence:
- the EXPH5 gene encoding exophilin-5 isoform X1, producing the protein MREGSSMPPWDASLLEDEFFQVLDDLDGKLAQEQSPSSLDARTPLNYGSRTQFSRFYSSGNKHRNITARHKNCCNETSNMSIYDILRPGTPKEGFKTFSPRTRTICDMYKTREPRVLKEDYVQKNIFGSISLYFDSRQQSASPATGYFTARSLPFSATTQIKTGFVPPSHQQSPKRTPLSSIIWNRSDSSSDRQNQEEFLRAPSPMEIDLADQYMYPRCFQEDRRYEFYHPQSVHRSVGLNAPMNNAMSADPFENSENMLFYHEDNPFTGSFLSNTFGWSREQRFRPSPFGGQQEKHSSWSDFHQSRKPFTSSDRDFEMISIEANSAFLAGHCHSVPSQHWGSFSPRYRTNISRNQEKPHPSQFDSQASTLESMEVSQVKRNQSTYFSAPNVCPMPGSSYHIKSDGLECQQDSSPMELHINKEPYSFEIAQTLASSFKTTFPQIPDDRGNPQSPNFQNPTVTLQKIKPASLPIRNYTEVTGTNSDSVDSPPLTESQPNTLVTEVNNEKDLNGSVLEKDKQLNKIDQTTMTGEIPQLVSQTVISNPLPDFQNFLSQDSAKSNRFVFNASTTISSKSLPGEISRRDISKIHKANELKKDKSYTGNRKLGSATSLPFIQESKTTSPSLSPNQGFHQELTVRNKDISNIIKNNHGSPECTDNQNAQSSEKPAVLDTKEEQCTTTYSTNCSKSPADHNVPCDSLDLSSGTLPDSLPSNDSCLDALVIPSTAGFSWKCPSSKDLSLGEREEKDNDCKNQNSQFSLSFSENQKSNVNCMPVHNEVVDVVKCHSHPPFRDGKGKGKIRRRISYTEKLSKTESRSIPTSDSSNLIEGTESNSKPPELHTIYCTLPRKSASFLINNRKSESKKMPSSFRNEQLAFQIKNDVEDPVGKYTSNKFSPSSCESESKYSGVVSDSVSIPPEATEEMTNMTNIGSASVRKGPLQVLIKRAVSCPSGVPYASTGRDERKEGLVSDTDASIITLKPWERLINPLGSDSSVRECSLSKRHHQKEYFQECTEKNGRISASRTGIFSHPNEHPLPFSADLSGKESGKTLHKFKTTSMFSVSGDEDNVKCLEVISIYYTLPRKHRKKFCNLLQKYTQNIDSLTESTKVGTEISPNALEKDKLNCSTHEQSGTPSSKDLKMQVSSAQENSHLSHSTENMTGLQLPSFRSSEPTLQEIASIEADVSLHKGEPKSREVSPHNLAKTPLCDSQSKKEKGGKLRSETLYTSLMLQGKKVTREKSENCQQSIKSGNSDFSNLPAHSEENVENSQIIRSSGECTSSAITITATGSLQKDITGIAIDDSSNGLQPGEVRGGIRKDFPKNPDKPLSDSESQVFALTPALHKLQLDEKTCSSEQDLDSLQSEPRELPQRSQEVNMTESKAKDEMQELAWNQPSLLEGSNKSKKSLDDLEKGENRSSVKHRLAVMSKASRKFPAEDLYPRRHVTTIFPQSGNNSGFSTLSPGTPECNPHSPVPTLKSTESTDESRLSNDGVNVEKSEDPLQVTAITNREISTHLSNQKSNNISQPHQNEFKKISESQLKYENSKDVTVAQILEGESEALAQPSLISLREADFPDHQRGLNPPFQLEPAEKSTVSMPLASFQQQQRSASSLEWEPEPHPYHSKSLKSINVHGALLRKSHPPKFRARHFSESTSIDNALSQLTLGNEFSNNSGYSRRFKSFSELPSCDENESWALYNSGPKMGPRSATSISRPIDYGIFGKEQQLAFLENVKRSLTQGRLWKPSFLKNPGFLKDDVVNPPNPTESSISNSPSNQMPKDGLSLSAPLNIYEDDPVDSDCDTDTTTDDEYYLDENDKESEL; encoded by the exons ATGAGGGAGGGAAGTAGCATGCCTCCGTGGGATGCTTCACTGCTAGAGGATGAGTTTTTCCAAG TTTTAGATGATTTGGATGGAAAACTGGCTCAGGAACAGTCTCCAAGCTCATTGGATGCCAGAACACCTCTCAACTATGGATCAAGAACACAGTTCAGTCGTTTTTACTCCAGTGGGAATAAACACCGTAATATCACAGCAAGGCACAAAAATTGCTGTAATGAAACTTCTAATATGTCTATCTATGACATCCTAAGACCAGGAACCCCTAAGGAAGGTTTTAAAACCTTTTCTCCTAGAACAAGGACAATCTGTGATATGTACAAGACAAGGGAACCCAGAGTCTTAAAAGAAGATTATGTGCAAAAGAATATTTTTGGTagtatttctctgtattttgacAGCAGACAACAATCAGCCTCACCAGCTACAGGGTATTTCACAGCAAGAAGCTTACCTTTTTCAGCCACAACTCAGATCAAGACTGGGTTTGTACCACCAAGCCACCAACAGAGCCCAAAGAGAACTCCTTTATCATCTATCATATGGAATAGATCAGATTCCTCTAGTGATAGGCAGAACCAGGAAGAGTTCCTGAGGGCACCATCACCAATGGAAATTGACCTTGCTGACCAGTATATGTATCCCAGGTGTTTTCAGGAGGATAGGAGATATGAATTTTACCATCCACAGAGTGTTCACCGAAGTGTTGGTTTAAATGCCCCCATGAATAATGCAATGAGTGCTGACCCATTTGAGAACTCAGAGAATATGCTGTTCTACCATGAAGATAACCCATTTACTGGGTCTTTCCTTAGCAATACCTTTGGATGGAGCAGGGAACAGAGATTTAGACCAAGTCCTTTTGGGGGCCAACAGGAAAAACATTCTTCCTGGTCTGACTTTCATCAAAGCAGGAAACCATTCACTTCTTCTGACAGAGACTTTGAAATGATCTCAATTGAAGCAAATAGTGCATTTTTAGCTGGTCATTGTCATAGTGTTCCTTCTCAACACTGGGGGTCATTTTCTCCTAGGTACAGGACAAATATTTCCAGAAACCAAGAGAAGCCACATCCCTCACAGTTTGATTCTCAGGCATCCACACTGGAGAGCATGGAGGTGTCACAAGTTAAAAGGAACCAGTCTACTTATTTTAGTGCACCAAATGTTTGCCCCATGCCTGGTTCAAGCTATCACATCAAATCTGATGGGTTAGAATGTCAACAGGACAGTTCTCCTATGGAACTACATATAAACAAAGAACCTTACTCATTTGAAATTGCTCAAACTCTAGCATCCTCATTCAAAACTACCTTCCCACAGATTCCTGATGACAGAGGGAATCCTCAGAGTCCCAACTTTCAGAATCCCACAGTCACTTTGCAGAAAATTAAGCCTGCTTCTCTTCCAATCAGAAACTATACAGAAGTCACTGGGACCAACAGTGATTCAGTTGATTCTCCACCTCTGACTGAAAGCCAACCCAATACCTTGGTCACGGAAGTGAATAATGAGAAAGACTTGAATGGATCTGTTttggaaaaagacaaacaactaaACAAGATAGACCAGACAACCATGACAGGTGAAATACCCCAACTTGTTTCACAGACAGTAATTTCTAACCCTTTACCTGATTTTCAAAATTTCCTCTCTCAGGACTCAGCCAAGAGcaacagatttgtttttaatgcaTCTACGACGATAAGTTCAAAAAGTTTGCCTGGAGAGATTTCCAGGAGAGATATCTCCAAAATTCATAAAGCCAATGAACTAAAAAAAGATAAGAGTTATACTGGGAACAGAAAACTTGGCTCAGCAACTTCCCTTCCTTTCATTCAGGAAAGCAAAACAACATCACCTTCTCTCAGCCCAAATCAAGGTTTTCACCAGGAATTAACAgtaagaaataaagatatttcaaacattattaaaaataaccacGGGAGTCCTGAATGTACTGATAATCAAAATGCACAGTCTTCAGAAAAGCCTGCTGTTTTAGATACCAAGGAAGAACAATGTACCACAACTTATTCTACCAACTGTAGCAAGTCACCTGCCGACCACAATGTGCCATGTGATTCTTTAGATCTGTCATCAGGTACACTACCAGATTCCTTACCATCAAATGATTCTTGCCTTGATGCTCTGGTGATTCCTTCTACTGCAGGGTTCTCCTGGAAATGTCCTTCAAGCAAAGATCTGTCtctgggagaaagagaagaaaaagacaatgatTGCAAGAACCAAAATAGTCAATTTTCCCTAAGCTTCTCAGAAAACCAAAAGAGTAATGTTAATTGTATGCCTGTACATAATGAAGTGGTTGATGTTGTCAAATGCCATTCACATCCTCCTTTCAGGgatggaaagggaaaaggaaaaataagacgACGTATATCCTATACCGAAAAATTAAGCAAAACGGAAAGTAGATCAATACCCACAAGTGACAGCAGTAACCTCATTGAGGGAACTGAAAGCAATTCCAAGCCTCCTGAGCTTCACACAATTTATTGTACCTTACCAAGAAAATCAGCCAGTTTTCTCATCAATAACAGGAAGTCTGAAAGTAAGAAAATGCCTTCTTCATTTAGGAATGAGCAACTTGCATTCCAAATCAAAAATGATGTGGAAGATCCAGTAGGGAAGTACACATCAAACAAATTCAGTCCCAGTTCTTGTGAGTCAGAGAGCAAATATTCCGGAGTAGTTTCAGACTCAGTCTCAATACCACCTGAAGCCACAGAGGAGATGACAAATATGACAAACATTGGATCTGCTTCTGTTAGAAAAGGACCACTTCAAGTCCTCATCAAGAGGGCTGTGTCATGTCCCTCAGGGGTGCCATATGCCTCAACtggaagagatgaaagaaaagaaggtTTAGTCTCAGATACAGATGCTTCTATTATAACACTAAAGCCTTGGGAGAGACTCATTAACCCTCTGGGAAGTGACTCATCTGTTCGGGAGTGTTCTTTAAgcaaaagacaccaccagaagGAATACTTTCAGGAATGCACTGAAAAGAATGGTAGAATTTCTGCCTCCAGGACAGGTATATTTTCCCATCCAAATGAACACCCTTTACCTTTTTCTGCAGATTTGTCAGGCAAAGAAAGTGGGAAAACATTACATAAATTTAAGACTACTagcatgttttctgtttctggtgATGAAGATAATGTGAAATGTCTTGAGGTGATTTCAATATACTATACTCTACCaaggaaacacagaaaaaagTTCTGTAACCTTCTTCAAAAGTATACACAAAATATCGATTCACTTACAGAATCAACTAAAGTGGGGACTGAAATATCTCCTAATGCTTTAGAAAAAGACAAACTAAATTGTTCTACACACGAGCAGTCAGGAACACCTTCCTCTAAAGATCTAAAGATGCAGGTCAGCTCTGCTCAGGAGAACAGCCATCTTTCTCACAGCACTGAAAATATGACTGGTTTACAATTACCAAGTTTTAGGTCCTCAGAGCCTACATTACAGGAAATTGCTTCTATTGAAGCAGATGTTTCTCTTCATAAAGGAGAACCTAAATCTAGAGAGGTTTCCCCACACAACTTAGCTAAAACACCTTTATGTGATTCacaaagcaagaaagagaaagggggaaaattgCGAAGTGAAACCCTGTATACTTCACTAATGcttcagggaaaaaaagttaCAAGAGAGAAATCTGAAAATTGTCAGCAATCCATTAAATCAGGTAACAGTGATTTTTCTAACCTCCCAGCCCATTCAGAAGAGAATGTTGAAAATTCACAAATTATTAGAAGTTCTGGGGAGTGTACAAGTAGTGCTATAACCATTACAGCTACTGGAAGTCTTCAGAAAGATATAACAGGTATAGCTATAGATGATAGCTCCAATGGATTGCAGCCTGGGGAAGTAAGAGGGGGAATTAGAAAAGATTTCCCAAAAAACCCTGATAAACCACTTTCTGACTCAGAAAGCCAAGTCTTTGCTCTTACTCCAGCCTTGCATAAACTACAGCTTGATGAGAAGACTTGTTCAAGTGAACAAGATTTAGACAGTTTACAGTCTGAACCCAGAGAACTACCTCAAAGAAGTCAGGAGGTAAATATGACAGAGAGCAAGGCTAAAGATGAAATGCAGGAGTTGGCATGGAATCAACCTTCACTTCTTGAAGgaagtaataaaagtaaaaaaagctTGGATGACCtagaaaaaggggaaaacagATCTTCAGTTAAACACAGATTGGCAGTTATgtccaaagcaagcagaaaattTCCAGCTGAAGATTTATACCCCAGAAGACATGTAACTACTATCTTTCCTCAAAGTGGGAACAATTCTGGCTTTAGCACCTTATCCCCTGGCACACCAGAGTGCAACCCACACTCCCCTGTGCCTACGTTAAAGTCCACAGAATCCACAGATGAAAGCAGGTTAAGTAATGATGGAGTAAATGTGGAGAAATCCGAGGACCCTCTCCAGGTTACTGCAATAACCAACAGAGAAATTTCTACACACTTAAGCAATCAGAAGTCTAACAATATTTCACAGCCACatcaaaatgagtttaaaaaaatctcagaatcACAACTAAAGTATGAGAATTCTAAGGATGTAACAGTAGCTCAGATTTTGGAAGGAGAGTCAGAAGCCCTGGCCCAACCCTCATTGATCAGCCTCAGGGAAGCAGATTTCCCTGACCATCAGAGGGGGCTGAACCCTCCTTTTCAATTGGAGCCTGCAGAGAAATCTACAGTAAGCATGCCACTGGCCAGTTTTCAGCAACAACAAAGGAGTGCTTCATCTCTGGAGTGGGAACCTGAGCCACACCCCTATCATTCAAAGAGTTTAAAAAGCATCAATGTGCACGGTGCTCTACTACGAAAAAGTCATCCTCCAAAATTCAGAGCGCGTCATTTTTCTGAAAGTACTTCTATTGACAATGCCCTGAGTCAACTGACCCTTGGGAATGAATTCTCTAACAACAGTGGGTACAGTCGAAGATTCAAATCTTTTTCTGAACTACCCTCCTGTGATGAAAATGAAAGTTGGGCTTTGTACAACAGCGGGCCAAAAATGGGTCCTAGGTCTGCAACATCTATATCCAGACCTATTGACTATGGGATATTTGGGAAAGAACAACAACTGGCTTTCTTGGAGAATGTAAAGAGGTCACTCACACAAGGAAGATTATGGAAACCAAGTTTTCTTAAGAACCCTGGCTTCCTGAAAGATGATGTAGTTAACCCTCCTAACCCAACAGAGTCATCAATTTCTAATTCTCCTAGTAATCAGATGCCAAAAGATGGCTTATCTCTAAGTGCACCACTTAATATCTATGAAGATGATCCAGTAGACTCAGATTGTGACACAGACACAACCACGGATGACGAATACTACCTGGATGAAAATGACAAAGAGTCAGAACTGTGA
- the EXPH5 gene encoding exophilin-5 isoform X3 — protein MTKVPQGFDFSFLNEEEARKILQVLERNEELQRAEKDRISKLQKTKRDIRWLQGVTGEWFEEVQRKKFCNETDVSQMLKQPVTYRLRKGMAENDPMELQTSRSKNIPNQRNPTSVPSQLSFRSSFASLFSFRKSRKETLKLQPLGEKGCDDHIPPVSVRGTALQAKIYNSPLENQPIGSAFVPKPAGMREGSSMPPWDASLLEDEFFQVLDDLDGKLAQEQSPSSLDARTPLNYGSRTQFSRFYSSGNKHRNITARHKNCCNETSNMSIYDILRPGTPKEGFKTFSPRTRTICDMYKTREPRVLKEDYVQKNIFGSISLYFDSRQQSASPATGYFTARSLPFSATTQIKTGFVPPSHQQSPKRTPLSSIIWNRSDSSSDRQNQEEFLRAPSPMEIDLADQYMYPRCFQEDRRYEFYHPQSVHRSVGLNAPMNNAMSADPFENSENMLFYHEDNPFTGSFLSNTFGWSREQRFRPSPFGGQQEKHSSWSDFHQSRKPFTSSDRDFEMISIEANSAFLAGHCHSVPSQHWGSFSPRYRTNISRNQEKPHPSQFDSQASTLESMEVSQVKRNQSTYFSAPNVCPMPGSSYHIKSDGLECQQDSSPMELHINKEPYSFEIAQTLASSFKTTFPQIPDDRGNPQSPNFQNPTVTLQKIKPASLPIRNYTEVTGTNSDSVDSPPLTESQPNTLVTEVNNEKDLNGSVLEKDKQLNKIDQTTMTGEIPQLVSQTVISNPLPDFQNFLSQDSAKSNRFVFNASTTISSKSLPGEISRRDISKIHKANELKKDKSYTGNRKLGSATSLPFIQESKTTSPSLSPNQGFHQELTVRNKDISNIIKNNHGSPECTDNQNAQSSEKPAVLDTKEEQCTTTYSTNCSKSPADHNVPCDSLDLSSGTLPDSLPSNDSCLDALVIPSTAGFSWKCPSSKDLSLGEREEKDNDCKNQNSQFSLSFSENQKSNVNCMPVHNEVVDVVKCHSHPPFRDGKGKGKIRRRISYTEKLSKTESRSIPTSDSSNLIEGTESNSKPPELHTIYCTLPRKSASFLINNRKSESKKMPSSFRNEQLAFQIKNDVEDPVGKYTSNKFSPSSCESESKYSGVVSDSVSIPPEATEEMTNMTNIGSASVRKGPLQVLIKRAVSCPSGVPYASTGRDERKEGLVSDTDASIITLKPWERLINPLGSDSSVRECSLSKRHHQKEYFQECTEKNGRISASRTGIFSHPNEHPLPFSADLSGKESGKTLHKFKTTSMFSVSGDEDNVKCLEVISIYYTLPRKHRKKFCNLLQKYTQNIDSLTESTKVGTEISPNALEKDKLNCSTHEQSGTPSSKDLKMQVSSAQENSHLSHSTENMTGLQLPSFRSSEPTLQEIASIEADVSLHKGEPKSREVSPHNLAKTPLCDSQSKKEKGGKLRSETLYTSLMLQGKKVTREKSENCQQSIKSGNSDFSNLPAHSEENVENSQIIRSSGECTSSAITITATGSLQKDITGIAIDDSSNGLQPGEVRGGIRKDFPKNPDKPLSDSESQVFALTPALHKLQLDEKTCSSEQDLDSLQSEPRELPQRSQEVNMTESKAKDEMQELAWNQPSLLEGSNKSKKSLDDLEKGENRSSVKHRLAVMSKASRKFPAEDLYPRRHVTTIFPQSGNNSGFSTLSPGTPECNPHSPVPTLKSTESTDESRLSNDGVNVEKSEDPLQVTAITNREISTHLSNQKSNNISQPHQNEFKKISESQLKYENSKDVTVAQILEGESEALAQPSLISLREADFPDHQRGLNPPFQLEPAEKSTVSMPLASFQQQQRSASSLEWEPEPHPYHSKSLKSINVHGALLRKSHPPKFRARHFSESTSIDNALSQLTLGNEFSNNSGYSRRFKSFSELPSCDENESWALYNSGPKMGPRSATSISRPIDYGIFGKEQQLAFLENVKRSLTQGRLWKPSFLKNPGFLKDDVVNPPNPTESSISNSPSNQMPKDGLSLSAPLNIYEDDPVDSDCDTDTTTDDEYYLDENDKESEL, from the exons caggcaaaaatatacaattcacCTCTGGAAAATCAACCCATTGGCAGTGCATTTGTCCCCAAGCCAGCAGGCATGAGGGAGGGAAGTAGCATGCCTCCGTGGGATGCTTCACTGCTAGAGGATGAGTTTTTCCAAG TTTTAGATGATTTGGATGGAAAACTGGCTCAGGAACAGTCTCCAAGCTCATTGGATGCCAGAACACCTCTCAACTATGGATCAAGAACACAGTTCAGTCGTTTTTACTCCAGTGGGAATAAACACCGTAATATCACAGCAAGGCACAAAAATTGCTGTAATGAAACTTCTAATATGTCTATCTATGACATCCTAAGACCAGGAACCCCTAAGGAAGGTTTTAAAACCTTTTCTCCTAGAACAAGGACAATCTGTGATATGTACAAGACAAGGGAACCCAGAGTCTTAAAAGAAGATTATGTGCAAAAGAATATTTTTGGTagtatttctctgtattttgacAGCAGACAACAATCAGCCTCACCAGCTACAGGGTATTTCACAGCAAGAAGCTTACCTTTTTCAGCCACAACTCAGATCAAGACTGGGTTTGTACCACCAAGCCACCAACAGAGCCCAAAGAGAACTCCTTTATCATCTATCATATGGAATAGATCAGATTCCTCTAGTGATAGGCAGAACCAGGAAGAGTTCCTGAGGGCACCATCACCAATGGAAATTGACCTTGCTGACCAGTATATGTATCCCAGGTGTTTTCAGGAGGATAGGAGATATGAATTTTACCATCCACAGAGTGTTCACCGAAGTGTTGGTTTAAATGCCCCCATGAATAATGCAATGAGTGCTGACCCATTTGAGAACTCAGAGAATATGCTGTTCTACCATGAAGATAACCCATTTACTGGGTCTTTCCTTAGCAATACCTTTGGATGGAGCAGGGAACAGAGATTTAGACCAAGTCCTTTTGGGGGCCAACAGGAAAAACATTCTTCCTGGTCTGACTTTCATCAAAGCAGGAAACCATTCACTTCTTCTGACAGAGACTTTGAAATGATCTCAATTGAAGCAAATAGTGCATTTTTAGCTGGTCATTGTCATAGTGTTCCTTCTCAACACTGGGGGTCATTTTCTCCTAGGTACAGGACAAATATTTCCAGAAACCAAGAGAAGCCACATCCCTCACAGTTTGATTCTCAGGCATCCACACTGGAGAGCATGGAGGTGTCACAAGTTAAAAGGAACCAGTCTACTTATTTTAGTGCACCAAATGTTTGCCCCATGCCTGGTTCAAGCTATCACATCAAATCTGATGGGTTAGAATGTCAACAGGACAGTTCTCCTATGGAACTACATATAAACAAAGAACCTTACTCATTTGAAATTGCTCAAACTCTAGCATCCTCATTCAAAACTACCTTCCCACAGATTCCTGATGACAGAGGGAATCCTCAGAGTCCCAACTTTCAGAATCCCACAGTCACTTTGCAGAAAATTAAGCCTGCTTCTCTTCCAATCAGAAACTATACAGAAGTCACTGGGACCAACAGTGATTCAGTTGATTCTCCACCTCTGACTGAAAGCCAACCCAATACCTTGGTCACGGAAGTGAATAATGAGAAAGACTTGAATGGATCTGTTttggaaaaagacaaacaactaaACAAGATAGACCAGACAACCATGACAGGTGAAATACCCCAACTTGTTTCACAGACAGTAATTTCTAACCCTTTACCTGATTTTCAAAATTTCCTCTCTCAGGACTCAGCCAAGAGcaacagatttgtttttaatgcaTCTACGACGATAAGTTCAAAAAGTTTGCCTGGAGAGATTTCCAGGAGAGATATCTCCAAAATTCATAAAGCCAATGAACTAAAAAAAGATAAGAGTTATACTGGGAACAGAAAACTTGGCTCAGCAACTTCCCTTCCTTTCATTCAGGAAAGCAAAACAACATCACCTTCTCTCAGCCCAAATCAAGGTTTTCACCAGGAATTAACAgtaagaaataaagatatttcaaacattattaaaaataaccacGGGAGTCCTGAATGTACTGATAATCAAAATGCACAGTCTTCAGAAAAGCCTGCTGTTTTAGATACCAAGGAAGAACAATGTACCACAACTTATTCTACCAACTGTAGCAAGTCACCTGCCGACCACAATGTGCCATGTGATTCTTTAGATCTGTCATCAGGTACACTACCAGATTCCTTACCATCAAATGATTCTTGCCTTGATGCTCTGGTGATTCCTTCTACTGCAGGGTTCTCCTGGAAATGTCCTTCAAGCAAAGATCTGTCtctgggagaaagagaagaaaaagacaatgatTGCAAGAACCAAAATAGTCAATTTTCCCTAAGCTTCTCAGAAAACCAAAAGAGTAATGTTAATTGTATGCCTGTACATAATGAAGTGGTTGATGTTGTCAAATGCCATTCACATCCTCCTTTCAGGgatggaaagggaaaaggaaaaataagacgACGTATATCCTATACCGAAAAATTAAGCAAAACGGAAAGTAGATCAATACCCACAAGTGACAGCAGTAACCTCATTGAGGGAACTGAAAGCAATTCCAAGCCTCCTGAGCTTCACACAATTTATTGTACCTTACCAAGAAAATCAGCCAGTTTTCTCATCAATAACAGGAAGTCTGAAAGTAAGAAAATGCCTTCTTCATTTAGGAATGAGCAACTTGCATTCCAAATCAAAAATGATGTGGAAGATCCAGTAGGGAAGTACACATCAAACAAATTCAGTCCCAGTTCTTGTGAGTCAGAGAGCAAATATTCCGGAGTAGTTTCAGACTCAGTCTCAATACCACCTGAAGCCACAGAGGAGATGACAAATATGACAAACATTGGATCTGCTTCTGTTAGAAAAGGACCACTTCAAGTCCTCATCAAGAGGGCTGTGTCATGTCCCTCAGGGGTGCCATATGCCTCAACtggaagagatgaaagaaaagaaggtTTAGTCTCAGATACAGATGCTTCTATTATAACACTAAAGCCTTGGGAGAGACTCATTAACCCTCTGGGAAGTGACTCATCTGTTCGGGAGTGTTCTTTAAgcaaaagacaccaccagaagGAATACTTTCAGGAATGCACTGAAAAGAATGGTAGAATTTCTGCCTCCAGGACAGGTATATTTTCCCATCCAAATGAACACCCTTTACCTTTTTCTGCAGATTTGTCAGGCAAAGAAAGTGGGAAAACATTACATAAATTTAAGACTACTagcatgttttctgtttctggtgATGAAGATAATGTGAAATGTCTTGAGGTGATTTCAATATACTATACTCTACCaaggaaacacagaaaaaagTTCTGTAACCTTCTTCAAAAGTATACACAAAATATCGATTCACTTACAGAATCAACTAAAGTGGGGACTGAAATATCTCCTAATGCTTTAGAAAAAGACAAACTAAATTGTTCTACACACGAGCAGTCAGGAACACCTTCCTCTAAAGATCTAAAGATGCAGGTCAGCTCTGCTCAGGAGAACAGCCATCTTTCTCACAGCACTGAAAATATGACTGGTTTACAATTACCAAGTTTTAGGTCCTCAGAGCCTACATTACAGGAAATTGCTTCTATTGAAGCAGATGTTTCTCTTCATAAAGGAGAACCTAAATCTAGAGAGGTTTCCCCACACAACTTAGCTAAAACACCTTTATGTGATTCacaaagcaagaaagagaaagggggaaaattgCGAAGTGAAACCCTGTATACTTCACTAATGcttcagggaaaaaaagttaCAAGAGAGAAATCTGAAAATTGTCAGCAATCCATTAAATCAGGTAACAGTGATTTTTCTAACCTCCCAGCCCATTCAGAAGAGAATGTTGAAAATTCACAAATTATTAGAAGTTCTGGGGAGTGTACAAGTAGTGCTATAACCATTACAGCTACTGGAAGTCTTCAGAAAGATATAACAGGTATAGCTATAGATGATAGCTCCAATGGATTGCAGCCTGGGGAAGTAAGAGGGGGAATTAGAAAAGATTTCCCAAAAAACCCTGATAAACCACTTTCTGACTCAGAAAGCCAAGTCTTTGCTCTTACTCCAGCCTTGCATAAACTACAGCTTGATGAGAAGACTTGTTCAAGTGAACAAGATTTAGACAGTTTACAGTCTGAACCCAGAGAACTACCTCAAAGAAGTCAGGAGGTAAATATGACAGAGAGCAAGGCTAAAGATGAAATGCAGGAGTTGGCATGGAATCAACCTTCACTTCTTGAAGgaagtaataaaagtaaaaaaagctTGGATGACCtagaaaaaggggaaaacagATCTTCAGTTAAACACAGATTGGCAGTTATgtccaaagcaagcagaaaattTCCAGCTGAAGATTTATACCCCAGAAGACATGTAACTACTATCTTTCCTCAAAGTGGGAACAATTCTGGCTTTAGCACCTTATCCCCTGGCACACCAGAGTGCAACCCACACTCCCCTGTGCCTACGTTAAAGTCCACAGAATCCACAGATGAAAGCAGGTTAAGTAATGATGGAGTAAATGTGGAGAAATCCGAGGACCCTCTCCAGGTTACTGCAATAACCAACAGAGAAATTTCTACACACTTAAGCAATCAGAAGTCTAACAATATTTCACAGCCACatcaaaatgagtttaaaaaaatctcagaatcACAACTAAAGTATGAGAATTCTAAGGATGTAACAGTAGCTCAGATTTTGGAAGGAGAGTCAGAAGCCCTGGCCCAACCCTCATTGATCAGCCTCAGGGAAGCAGATTTCCCTGACCATCAGAGGGGGCTGAACCCTCCTTTTCAATTGGAGCCTGCAGAGAAATCTACAGTAAGCATGCCACTGGCCAGTTTTCAGCAACAACAAAGGAGTGCTTCATCTCTGGAGTGGGAACCTGAGCCACACCCCTATCATTCAAAGAGTTTAAAAAGCATCAATGTGCACGGTGCTCTACTACGAAAAAGTCATCCTCCAAAATTCAGAGCGCGTCATTTTTCTGAAAGTACTTCTATTGACAATGCCCTGAGTCAACTGACCCTTGGGAATGAATTCTCTAACAACAGTGGGTACAGTCGAAGATTCAAATCTTTTTCTGAACTACCCTCCTGTGATGAAAATGAAAGTTGGGCTTTGTACAACAGCGGGCCAAAAATGGGTCCTAGGTCTGCAACATCTATATCCAGACCTATTGACTATGGGATATTTGGGAAAGAACAACAACTGGCTTTCTTGGAGAATGTAAAGAGGTCACTCACACAAGGAAGATTATGGAAACCAAGTTTTCTTAAGAACCCTGGCTTCCTGAAAGATGATGTAGTTAACCCTCCTAACCCAACAGAGTCATCAATTTCTAATTCTCCTAGTAATCAGATGCCAAAAGATGGCTTATCTCTAAGTGCACCACTTAATATCTATGAAGATGATCCAGTAGACTCAGATTGTGACACAGACACAACCACGGATGACGAATACTACCTGGATGAAAATGACAAAGAGTCAGAACTGTGA